One genomic segment of Flavobacteriaceae bacterium includes these proteins:
- a CDS encoding IS3 family transposase, translating to MKIAPINRKKRRYAIATICNAFELKRDAYYKYQKRFVLKKQIEQNVIMLVKKSRKTLPREGTRKLMKSLHNDFRKQNINIGRDQLFRILKENNLLIRRKKYSSKTTNSYHRFYKYKNIIKDLIINRPNQVWASDITYIRTINGFCYLALITDMYSRKIVGYDISDSLELKGCVRALNKAIYQTKNTEEIIHHSDRGIQYCSNVYTQILKRKKIQISMTQENHCYENAMAERVNGILKDEFFLDQTFTNINHAKKATKNAIKLYNNKRLHLSLDYKTPNYVHKNVA from the coding sequence ATGAAAATAGCACCGATTAATAGAAAAAAAAGAAGGTACGCCATCGCTACTATTTGTAATGCTTTCGAGTTAAAAAGAGATGCTTATTACAAATATCAAAAAAGGTTTGTTCTTAAAAAACAAATAGAACAAAATGTAATAATGCTTGTTAAAAAAAGCAGGAAAACATTACCCAGAGAAGGTACTAGAAAGCTAATGAAATCCTTACATAATGATTTTAGGAAACAGAATATAAATATAGGTAGAGACCAGTTATTTAGAATCTTAAAAGAAAATAATTTGTTAATTAGAAGGAAAAAATATTCTTCTAAAACAACCAACTCTTACCATCGTTTTTATAAATATAAAAATATCATAAAAGACCTGATCATTAATAGACCTAACCAAGTTTGGGCTTCGGATATTACCTATATAAGAACTATAAATGGATTTTGTTATTTAGCACTTATTACTGATATGTATTCAAGAAAAATAGTAGGCTATGATATTAGTGATAGTTTAGAACTTAAAGGCTGTGTTAGAGCTTTAAATAAAGCTATTTATCAAACTAAAAATACCGAAGAAATCATACATCATTCTGATAGAGGAATACAATATTGTAGCAATGTTTATACTCAAATTTTGAAAAGAAAAAAGATACAAATCAGTATGACCCAAGAAAATCATTGCTACGAAAACGCAATGGCCGAAAGAGTTAACGGAATTTTAAAAGATGAATTCTTCCTCGACCAAACATTTACAAATATCAATCACGCCAAAAAAGCAACAAAAAATGCAATCAAATTATATAATAATAAAAGATTACATTTATCTTTAGATTATAAAACACCTAATTACGTGCACAAAAATGTAGCATAA
- a CDS encoding transposase, with protein MYKNDGYVRRYSESFKLKVLAELTKGNHSKRQIALTYGIQSSTINVWIKKYDRKDLMNTRVTVQTDDELSRIKALQKELKQLKDLLIKKDLDKLVNDSYLEVAAENLGYKNVEELKKNLNIKP; from the coding sequence ATGTATAAAAATGATGGATATGTAAGACGTTATAGTGAGAGTTTTAAACTCAAAGTATTAGCAGAACTTACCAAAGGAAACCATTCCAAAAGACAAATTGCCTTAACTTACGGCATACAATCTAGTACGATAAACGTATGGATTAAAAAATATGACCGTAAAGATTTAATGAACACCCGTGTAACCGTGCAAACAGACGACGAATTATCCCGTATTAAAGCCCTTCAAAAAGAGCTAAAACAACTCAAAGATCTTCTTATTAAAAAGGATCTAGATAAACTTGTGAATGATAGTTATCTTGAAGTAGCTGCTGAAAATCTTGGCTATAAAAATGTTGAAGAATTAAAAAAAAACTTAAACATAAAGCCTTAA